One segment of Oligoflexus sp. DNA contains the following:
- a CDS encoding efflux RND transporter permease subunit, with protein sequence MLTAIIRYSLNHRLTILGLLLAICAYGLVVAQKLPVDVLPNLNRPTVAVLAEAHGLAPEEVESLVTVPIESVLNGAPGVLRVRSSSGIGIAILHVEFDWGTEIFHNRQLIAERLQLLQGRLPPGIIPVMGPVTSIMGEIQFVGVTAADGSSSPMDLRSYADWTLRPQLMTIPGISQVIVMGGEVKQYQILVSSQALQKRGISLEQFKEALHEVSENTTGGFLDIGDKEFLIRPLGRVTSLDDIKDSVVGMHFGQPVFIRDVAEVKLGARLKRGEGSINGKHSVILTIQKQPNASTIDLTAQIDKKLDELTPSIPNGIRIEKNLFRQAHFIETAIDNVKEALRDGIIMVAVILFLFLLNIRTTAITLVAIPVSLITTAIVFHLVGLGVNTMTLGGLAVAIGELVDDAIVDVENVFRRLRENKLSASPQNPLQVIYAASSEVRNSIVISTVIVCLVFLPLFALGGIEGRLFVPLGIAYIISILASLVISLTITPVLCSYFLPQSKAIAHGEDGFFVRMLKQIARRIVTFTMPRPWLVFGVSIGLLVFALSLIPKMGRNFLPNFNEGTATIGVAGAPGISLAASDKLGIKVEEAILSVPEVASTVRRTGRAEMDEHAEGVHWHEIDVDFKEGGRPRPIVLKEIREKIEATGDVYVNLGQPIGHRLDHLLSGVRAQIAVKIFGPELSELRRLAGETYGLLEKIPGVVDLQVEPLVLIPQLKIAVDRDEAGKVGIKSGALAEDLEIALNGESAGQFIEGQRIHDIFMRLDDESRASPESIGSTLIKVLPSGQGVTLADVSRIYQGSGPNMINREDMQRRIVVSANTQGRDLGTTVQDIQKKLSELTLPAGYFIKLGGQFESQQQASQRILVLGLLSLLGIFTVLYLHFRSWILSIQVMLNIPLALIGSVLAIYMTERVLSVATLIAFITLCGIASRNGILMVSHYLHLMKEEGETFGKDMILRGTLERLVPVLMTASTAALALIPLLLAAGEPGKEILHPVAVVIVGGLVSSTFLDLIVTPTAFYLFGQKASEQYLRFQANQGELL encoded by the coding sequence ATGCTCACTGCTATTATTCGCTATTCCTTGAATCATCGTCTGACGATTCTGGGTTTGCTCCTTGCTATCTGTGCTTATGGATTGGTGGTGGCCCAAAAGCTGCCGGTCGACGTCCTGCCCAACCTGAATCGACCCACGGTTGCCGTTTTAGCGGAAGCTCACGGCCTCGCCCCCGAAGAAGTCGAGTCGCTGGTCACCGTGCCCATCGAATCGGTTTTGAACGGAGCGCCGGGCGTTCTGAGGGTCCGATCATCCAGCGGCATCGGCATTGCCATCCTTCATGTGGAATTCGATTGGGGCACGGAAATTTTTCACAACCGTCAGCTCATTGCCGAACGGCTGCAGCTTCTCCAAGGTCGTCTGCCACCTGGCATCATCCCCGTCATGGGGCCTGTGACCTCGATCATGGGCGAAATTCAGTTCGTGGGCGTGACAGCCGCAGATGGCAGCAGCTCACCCATGGACCTCCGCTCGTATGCGGATTGGACTCTGCGTCCGCAGCTGATGACCATCCCCGGGATCAGCCAGGTCATCGTTATGGGCGGCGAGGTCAAACAGTATCAAATCCTGGTTTCAAGCCAGGCACTGCAAAAGCGGGGGATTTCGCTGGAGCAGTTCAAGGAAGCGCTTCACGAGGTGAGCGAAAATACCACAGGAGGCTTTCTTGATATCGGCGACAAGGAATTCCTGATTCGCCCTCTTGGTCGCGTGACTTCGCTCGATGATATTAAAGACTCGGTCGTGGGGATGCACTTCGGCCAGCCGGTTTTCATCCGAGACGTCGCCGAAGTCAAGCTCGGCGCGCGATTGAAACGCGGCGAGGGCAGCATCAACGGCAAGCATTCCGTTATCCTCACGATTCAAAAACAGCCCAATGCCAGTACCATTGACTTGACCGCCCAGATCGACAAAAAGCTGGATGAGCTGACCCCATCCATTCCCAACGGCATCAGGATCGAGAAAAACCTCTTCCGCCAGGCGCACTTCATCGAAACCGCCATCGACAATGTGAAAGAAGCCCTGAGGGATGGGATCATCATGGTCGCCGTCATTCTCTTCCTTTTTCTACTGAATATCCGCACCACGGCGATCACCCTGGTGGCCATTCCCGTATCCTTGATCACGACCGCGATCGTATTCCATCTCGTGGGACTTGGCGTCAACACCATGACTCTGGGTGGATTGGCCGTCGCCATAGGTGAACTGGTGGATGACGCCATCGTCGATGTCGAGAACGTCTTCCGCAGGCTCCGCGAGAATAAACTCTCGGCGTCACCTCAAAATCCCCTACAGGTCATCTACGCCGCCTCATCCGAAGTCCGAAATTCCATTGTGATTTCGACCGTCATCGTCTGTCTCGTTTTCCTGCCTCTCTTCGCCCTCGGCGGCATTGAAGGCCGGCTCTTCGTTCCGCTGGGAATCGCCTACATCATTTCCATCCTGGCTTCCTTGGTAATTTCTTTGACCATCACTCCCGTGCTCTGCTCCTATTTCCTGCCTCAGTCCAAAGCTATTGCCCATGGCGAAGATGGATTCTTTGTTCGCATGCTGAAGCAGATCGCGCGTCGGATTGTGACCTTCACTATGCCGAGACCCTGGTTGGTCTTCGGAGTCTCCATCGGTCTACTCGTCTTCGCTTTGAGCCTGATACCCAAAATGGGCCGCAACTTTCTGCCCAATTTCAACGAAGGCACAGCCACGATCGGCGTCGCAGGCGCTCCTGGCATTTCTCTTGCGGCCTCGGATAAACTCGGCATCAAAGTCGAGGAAGCCATCCTCTCGGTGCCCGAGGTGGCGTCCACGGTCAGGCGCACGGGACGGGCCGAGATGGATGAGCATGCCGAAGGCGTCCATTGGCACGAGATCGATGTGGATTTCAAGGAAGGAGGAAGACCCAGGCCGATCGTATTAAAAGAAATACGAGAGAAAATCGAAGCGACGGGAGACGTCTATGTAAACCTCGGCCAACCCATCGGCCATCGCCTGGATCATCTGCTGTCCGGTGTGCGGGCCCAGATCGCGGTGAAGATTTTCGGGCCGGAGTTAAGTGAGCTGCGGCGGCTCGCCGGCGAAACTTATGGTCTCTTGGAGAAAATCCCGGGCGTCGTTGATCTTCAGGTCGAGCCCCTCGTTCTGATACCACAACTGAAGATCGCCGTGGATCGGGACGAGGCGGGAAAGGTCGGCATCAAATCAGGAGCCCTGGCCGAAGATCTGGAAATCGCCTTGAATGGCGAATCCGCCGGACAATTTATTGAAGGCCAGAGAATCCATGATATCTTCATGCGCTTGGATGATGAATCGCGGGCCAGTCCCGAGAGTATCGGTTCGACACTCATTAAAGTCCTTCCCAGTGGCCAGGGCGTGACGCTTGCGGATGTCTCGCGAATCTATCAGGGCAGCGGTCCGAACATGATCAACCGCGAGGACATGCAAAGGCGCATCGTGGTTTCCGCCAACACCCAGGGCCGGGACTTGGGCACAACGGTCCAGGATATACAGAAAAAGCTCAGTGAATTGACGCTTCCTGCCGGCTATTTCATCAAGCTAGGCGGGCAGTTTGAAAGTCAGCAGCAGGCTTCGCAAAGGATACTCGTGCTAGGGCTTCTGTCGCTTCTGGGAATCTTTACCGTTCTTTACCTGCATTTCCGTTCATGGATCCTGAGCATTCAGGTGATGCTGAACATTCCCCTGGCTCTGATCGGCAGCGTTCTGGCCATCTATATGACCGAAAGAGTCCTCTCCGTCGCCACGCTGATCGCCTTTATTACCCTCTGCGGCATTGCCTCACGCAATGGAATCCTGATGGTGAGCCACTACCTTCATCTCATGAAAGAAGAGGGCGAAACCTTTGGCAAAGACATGATCCTGCGCGGCACCCTGGAAAGACTGGTGCCCGTGCTCATGACCGCATCGACCGCCGCCCTGGCCCTCATTCCCCTGCTGCTCGCGGCCGGCGAGCCAGGCAAGGAAATTCTTCACCCGGTCGCGGTGGTGATCGTCGGCGGACTCGTGTCCTCGACCTTCCTGGATCTGATCGTGACTCCGACGGCCTTTTACCTCTTCGGTCAGAAGGCTTCTGAGCAATATCTTCGCTTTCAAGCGAATCAAGGAGAACTTTTATGA
- a CDS encoding GNAT family N-acetyltransferase yields MTIRRATTADAPGIARVHVETWRSTYQGLVPDDYLAGLSIPARQEFWDKLIRQQPPREHLFVAEDPSGKIVGMISGGRNRSELPYDGEVKAIYVLKENQGQALGRRLFQASVNQLADDGFRSFMVWVLEQNPACGFYTHQGGRAVGEADENIGGKTLKELAFAWDDLQRLTTAKRIYHITDQALWRKALGQGIYEHPSLKQEGFIHASERSQLLGVANRYFQKVKDLLVLELDASRLQAPLRFENTTGGTELFPHIYGPIHPDAVLLVHTLEALCPDRN; encoded by the coding sequence ATGACAATTCGCAGAGCCACCACTGCCGATGCTCCCGGCATCGCCAGAGTTCATGTGGAAACCTGGCGTTCCACCTATCAGGGCCTGGTCCCTGATGACTATCTTGCTGGGCTTTCGATTCCGGCTCGACAGGAATTTTGGGACAAGCTGATCCGCCAGCAGCCCCCGCGGGAGCATCTCTTTGTTGCCGAGGATCCGTCAGGCAAGATCGTGGGCATGATTTCGGGAGGACGGAATCGCAGCGAGCTGCCTTACGACGGCGAGGTCAAGGCCATCTATGTCCTGAAAGAGAATCAGGGTCAGGCGCTCGGCAGACGTCTATTTCAGGCGTCCGTGAATCAACTCGCTGATGATGGTTTTCGAAGCTTCATGGTTTGGGTTCTGGAACAGAATCCTGCCTGTGGTTTTTACACGCACCAGGGCGGACGGGCAGTCGGCGAGGCGGATGAGAATATCGGGGGAAAAACGCTCAAAGAACTGGCCTTCGCCTGGGACGATCTGCAGCGTCTCACGACGGCAAAGCGGATTTACCATATCACGGATCAAGCCCTGTGGCGGAAAGCTCTGGGGCAAGGGATCTATGAACATCCGTCCCTTAAGCAGGAAGGTTTTATTCACGCTTCCGAGCGATCCCAATTGCTGGGAGTGGCGAATCGCTATTTTCAAAAAGTGAAGGATTTGCTTGTGCTGGAATTGGACGCATCTCGACTGCAAGCGCCACTTCGCTTCGAGAATACAACAGGCGGTACCGAACTCTTCCCGCATATCTATGGGCCTATCCATCCTGATGCCGTGCTGCTGGTCCATACCCTTGAGGCACTTTGCCCGGATCGAAACTGA
- a CDS encoding 4Fe-4S dicluster domain-containing protein, which translates to MKNDKDRQAYVMQGSQDLRALFESIQRAGYRIAGPRFRDSAIVFEFLERFEDLPFGFEESQKPGSYRLKAAANAFYFAYSVGPQSLKAILHPARRKLFEGNRVGGHWQFTAEEKEEPPVALFGIRSCDLKALHELDKVFQGRNAIDAHYSRRRQGLIVVSASCRKPSELCFCTSMGHGPMATDGFDINLTEYLSHQRHEFLARPGTARGHEFLKSLDLRVADELAMDEEETVVRKARERIKKTLPTKGLPTFLKDNLEHPQWDDVARRCLSCGNCTMVCPTCFCTTVDDITDLRGEHTERWLRWDSCFNFDFSFIHGGAVRPTTRSRYRQWLTHKLATWHDQFKSWGCVGCGRCIAWCPVGIDLTEEVKSMKVTHEESYGHNKLV; encoded by the coding sequence ATGAAAAATGATAAGGACAGGCAGGCGTATGTCATGCAAGGAAGCCAGGACCTGCGCGCTCTGTTCGAGTCGATCCAGCGAGCCGGCTACCGCATCGCGGGACCGAGGTTTCGGGATTCTGCGATCGTCTTCGAATTCCTGGAACGATTCGAAGACCTGCCCTTTGGTTTCGAAGAGAGTCAGAAGCCAGGATCATACCGGCTCAAGGCCGCGGCGAATGCCTTCTACTTTGCCTATAGCGTCGGGCCTCAATCACTGAAGGCCATTCTTCACCCCGCGCGGCGCAAGCTGTTTGAGGGGAACAGAGTCGGTGGCCATTGGCAATTCACTGCCGAGGAAAAGGAAGAGCCGCCTGTCGCCCTGTTTGGAATAAGATCGTGCGATCTGAAGGCACTGCATGAGTTGGATAAAGTTTTTCAGGGCCGCAATGCGATCGATGCGCATTATAGCCGGCGGCGCCAGGGCCTGATCGTGGTCAGTGCGAGCTGCCGCAAGCCTTCTGAACTTTGCTTCTGCACATCCATGGGGCACGGACCCATGGCCACCGATGGCTTTGATATCAATCTTACGGAATACCTTTCCCATCAGCGGCATGAATTTCTGGCAAGACCCGGCACGGCGCGTGGTCATGAGTTTTTAAAGTCCCTTGATCTTCGTGTCGCCGATGAGCTTGCCATGGACGAGGAAGAAACCGTGGTGCGGAAGGCCAGGGAAAGGATCAAAAAAACCCTGCCCACCAAGGGTCTGCCGACTTTTCTGAAAGACAACCTGGAGCATCCACAGTGGGATGATGTCGCACGGCGCTGCCTCAGCTGCGGAAATTGCACCATGGTCTGCCCCACCTGCTTTTGTACGACGGTTGATGACATCACGGATTTAAGAGGGGAGCACACGGAACGCTGGTTGCGCTGGGATTCCTGCTTCAACTTCGATTTCAGTTTTATTCATGGGGGAGCCGTGCGCCCCACGACGCGATCACGCTATCGTCAATGGTTGACTCATAAGTTGGCGACCTGGCACGATCAATTCAAGAGCTGGGGCTGTGTCGGCTGTGGCCGCTGCATCGCCTGGTGCCCGGTGGGCATTGATTTGACCGAAGAGGTGA
- a CDS encoding DUF1254 domain-containing protein — protein MKYIQLGMFLLATCLAPWAEARSPARDAAAEQELRDIATEAYIYVYPLVTMDVTRKVMTNTATDDGLGRGPMNSFHHIRTFPSADMKDVVRPNFDTLYSVAWLDLTQGPLVIDTPDTQGRYYLLPMMDMWTDVFAVPGKRTTGTKAAQYVVVPQGWKGQLPAGAEKIEAPTPYVWIIGRTQTNGVQDFANVNDVQNGFTVRALDSAAQEPTSNVAPDPTVDMATPPLEQVNRMPALDYFRYAAELMKLHKPHITDQSLLFRLEKLGLVPGQSLKVQNALIQKALEAGAADGLKKIESQAGRLGERVNGWQIDRGTMGVYGNDYLKRAYITLAGLGANLPEDAVYPLAFTDAYNEPLTGAKNYVLHFDKDELPPVDAFWSVTMYDVQGFPVPNPLNRYALGDRDPLKYNPDGSLDLYIQHENPGPDKESNWLPAPEGGMGVTMRLYAPRASVLDGSWNPPAIR, from the coding sequence ATGAAATACATTCAACTAGGGATGTTTCTTCTCGCAACCTGCCTTGCGCCATGGGCCGAGGCCCGATCGCCGGCTCGTGATGCAGCGGCGGAGCAGGAACTGCGGGACATCGCGACCGAAGCCTACATCTATGTTTATCCGCTGGTGACCATGGATGTGACGCGCAAGGTCATGACCAATACGGCGACGGATGATGGGTTAGGACGTGGACCCATGAATAGCTTTCATCATATTCGGACCTTTCCATCCGCTGACATGAAAGATGTCGTGCGCCCCAACTTTGATACCCTTTATTCCGTGGCCTGGCTGGATCTGACTCAAGGCCCCCTGGTGATCGACACACCGGATACTCAGGGCCGTTATTATCTTCTGCCGATGATGGATATGTGGACGGACGTCTTTGCCGTTCCTGGCAAACGGACGACTGGGACAAAGGCGGCTCAGTATGTGGTCGTTCCTCAGGGATGGAAGGGGCAGCTGCCTGCAGGTGCAGAGAAAATCGAAGCGCCGACGCCCTATGTTTGGATCATTGGCCGGACCCAGACGAACGGAGTCCAGGACTTCGCGAATGTGAATGATGTGCAGAACGGTTTCACGGTCAGAGCTTTGGATTCCGCGGCCCAGGAGCCGACCTCCAACGTCGCCCCTGATCCCACTGTGGACATGGCGACTCCGCCGCTGGAACAGGTGAATCGGATGCCGGCTTTGGATTATTTCCGCTATGCGGCGGAACTCATGAAGCTGCATAAGCCACATATCACCGATCAGAGTCTGCTCTTCCGCTTGGAAAAATTGGGCCTCGTCCCTGGGCAGAGTTTGAAAGTTCAAAATGCCCTGATTCAGAAAGCCCTGGAAGCTGGTGCCGCCGATGGCCTGAAAAAAATCGAAAGCCAGGCGGGACGCCTCGGAGAGAGAGTCAATGGCTGGCAGATCGATCGCGGGACCATGGGGGTTTACGGCAATGATTATCTGAAGCGCGCCTATATCACCTTGGCAGGACTTGGGGCCAACCTTCCCGAGGATGCCGTCTATCCCCTGGCCTTTACCGATGCCTATAATGAGCCGCTGACCGGCGCAAAGAATTATGTGCTGCACTTCGACAAGGATGAGCTGCCACCGGTCGATGCCTTCTGGTCTGTGACCATGTATGATGTGCAAGGATTTCCGGTCCCTAATCCTCTGAATCGTTATGCGCTCGGTGATCGGGATCCCCTGAAGTATAACCCGGATGGTTCCCTTGATCTTTACATTCAGCATGAAAATCCGGGTCCCGATAAGGAATCCAACTGGCTGCCCGCACCGGAAGGAGGCATGGGTGTGACCATGCGGCTCTATGCACCGCGGGCCAGCGTGCTCGATGGGAGCTGGAATCCTCCCGCTATCCGCTGA
- a CDS encoding TolC family protein produces the protein MKSWASLLTLLLLPTNLLARETVLVKYDELPQRVQKNSKEVKAAEFLKEASAARQGYQARARYPKLDLESGLRGVREVDGSGESAPFFKVEGSVNLYRGNRDALKDTLQDKETAIRSEEAQLVFRNQLGLAREIFVKLASVRELKNAWTEAVQVASAKKKSSRVKVNAGLTTNTDLLEFELHEAALKREKRNLDKEEHELSNKLRILLGLPEDANISLDRAFAHPPEPKEGDYKLAAGTHPAVRKLSLQAEQAQMIAGSSVTQWTPDVNLFASYEEFLQGTQEEPGSLPKRDFAAGIRLSIPLGDNLSVQNEASAKRLEASAYELQKQHSTQQIEAVYHEHLHDMKVLHDLIHDSDEQLQKARKYLKQTSEEYERGVRSGADVLEASRTLYRTQVENIQLVFDYYLAELALRRLTSNEQHTAPAS, from the coding sequence ATGAAGTCATGGGCATCACTCCTCACCCTCCTGCTCCTGCCAACGAACCTGCTGGCGCGCGAAACTGTGCTTGTGAAGTACGATGAACTGCCTCAACGGGTTCAAAAGAATAGCAAGGAAGTGAAGGCGGCTGAGTTTCTGAAAGAAGCATCGGCCGCAAGGCAAGGCTATCAGGCGCGCGCACGATACCCAAAGCTGGATCTTGAATCCGGCCTGCGCGGTGTGCGTGAGGTCGACGGCAGTGGAGAGAGCGCCCCCTTTTTCAAAGTGGAAGGGAGCGTCAACCTTTATCGCGGGAACCGTGATGCCCTGAAAGACACGCTTCAGGACAAAGAAACAGCCATCCGCAGCGAAGAGGCTCAGCTGGTTTTCAGAAACCAACTGGGCCTCGCCCGTGAAATCTTTGTGAAGCTTGCATCGGTTCGGGAGCTTAAGAACGCATGGACCGAAGCTGTCCAGGTGGCTTCGGCCAAGAAAAAATCATCCCGCGTTAAAGTGAACGCAGGTCTGACCACCAATACGGATCTTTTGGAATTCGAGCTTCACGAAGCAGCCTTGAAACGAGAAAAACGCAATCTTGACAAGGAGGAGCACGAGCTGAGCAACAAACTCCGCATCCTCCTCGGGTTGCCCGAGGACGCGAACATCTCCCTCGACCGGGCCTTTGCCCATCCACCCGAACCCAAGGAAGGGGACTATAAGCTGGCTGCCGGGACTCATCCGGCCGTTCGCAAACTTTCCCTGCAGGCGGAGCAGGCCCAGATGATCGCCGGTTCCTCCGTCACACAATGGACCCCGGACGTGAACCTTTTTGCCAGCTATGAGGAATTTCTGCAGGGAACGCAGGAGGAACCCGGTTCTTTGCCGAAAAGGGATTTTGCCGCCGGCATCCGTCTCAGCATTCCCCTTGGTGATAACTTGAGCGTTCAGAACGAAGCCTCAGCGAAAAGACTGGAAGCTTCGGCTTACGAACTTCAAAAACAGCATAGCACCCAACAGATCGAGGCCGTCTATCATGAGCACCTTCATGATATGAAAGTGCTGCATGATCTGATCCATGATTCTGACGAGCAGCTTCAGAAAGCCCGAAAATACCTGAAACAGACGAGCGAGGAGTATGAACGCGGCGTCAGGAGCGGAGCGGATGTGCTGGAAGCCAGCCGGACTCTTTACCGGACTCAGGTCGAAAACATTCAGCTCGTGTTTGATTACTACCTTGCCGAGCTTGCGTTACGACGCTTGACTTCGAATGAGCAGCACACCGCCCCTGCATCCTGA